One genomic region from Spirulina subsalsa PCC 9445 encodes:
- a CDS encoding pentapeptide repeat-containing protein, whose protein sequence is MSNLPALEFHNPYPDAVNLALLPLATTGESPTKRELGVKLTFGQQWTELLNGRVRFGIKGGIVVLEGDRTPPSPAPSPLALQQGEEKLSVALSITFVENSSPLQWICSSQPYYAILQGTSQPYPLGHFPPNIPALTLRFTPAPSQITLTDAENLWRHDISPNKHAILERVLARFLAEHWADTPTPEALNKLDHYRQTILSANTDHILPLAELVALNPLTDFAGGNFLATQLNGVDLSGAQLRGINLRGAELNDIDMSEADLRGANLSGADLSGAYLSDSDLTGADLHRASLALANLVGANFTQANLAEANISNTTWHSAILKAAQVSHLVGLTEEMRQYFVEQGAVMN, encoded by the coding sequence ATGTCGAATCTTCCCGCCTTAGAGTTCCACAATCCCTATCCCGACGCGGTTAATTTAGCACTCCTCCCCCTAGCCACCACTGGGGAATCGCCCACTAAAAGGGAATTAGGAGTTAAACTAACCTTTGGTCAACAGTGGACAGAGTTACTCAATGGTCGGGTCAGATTTGGCATTAAAGGCGGGATTGTAGTTCTAGAAGGCGATCGCACCCCCCCTAGCCCAGCCCCCTCCCCACTAGCTCTCCAACAGGGCGAAGAAAAGCTATCCGTTGCCCTCTCCATAACCTTTGTTGAAAACAGTTCTCCCCTTCAGTGGATCTGCTCCAGTCAACCCTATTACGCCATCCTCCAAGGCACCAGCCAGCCCTACCCCCTAGGCCATTTTCCTCCCAATATCCCAGCCCTTACCCTTCGTTTTACCCCCGCCCCCAGTCAAATCACCCTCACCGATGCGGAAAACCTCTGGCGACACGATATTAGCCCCAACAAACACGCCATTTTAGAGCGGGTGCTAGCTCGTTTCCTAGCAGAACACTGGGCAGATACCCCCACCCCCGAAGCCCTAAATAAATTAGACCATTACCGCCAAACCATCTTAAGCGCTAACACCGATCACATTCTGCCATTAGCGGAGTTAGTGGCACTCAATCCCCTAACAGATTTTGCTGGGGGGAACTTCTTAGCCACCCAACTCAATGGCGTAGATTTAAGTGGGGCGCAATTGAGGGGAATTAACTTACGGGGGGCCGAGTTAAATGATATTGACATGAGTGAGGCCGACTTACGGGGGGCTAATTTAAGCGGGGCGGATTTAAGTGGGGCTTATTTGAGTGATAGTGACTTAACAGGTGCAGACTTACACCGCGCCAGTTTAGCTTTAGCCAATTTGGTGGGGGCGAATTTCACTCAAGCAAATCTAGCCGAAGCGAATATTAGTAACACTACATGGCACAGCGCCATTTTAAAAGCGGCTCAAGTTAGCCACCTCGTTGGGCTAACAGAGGAAATGCGACAGTATTTTGTCGAGCAAGGCGCTGTGATGAATTAG
- a CDS encoding DNA-methyltransferase, whose amino-acid sequence MIASEIVGQRLSIHASPQNYRLHFDHPHGKLYQGDAIDWLSSLESESIDLIFADPPYNLKKAHWDNFASQEQYIDWSLKWIEQAARILKKQGTLYVCGFSEILADLKHPSMKFFKSCRWLVWHYKNKANLGHDWGRSHESILHFRKTPKVRLNIDDIRILYGTHTLKYPSHPQAKTSQYHQEKKGQDVWQPHPKGAKPKDVIEIPTTCNGMNESTPHPTQKPEALLRKFILASSQAGDTVVDPFSGSGTTLVTAEQLGRRWLGCELDFQYNIWAMDRLDQVQRMSVKEWILYDKKIAERRAKARQ is encoded by the coding sequence ATGATTGCTTCTGAGATAGTTGGTCAAAGACTATCTATTCATGCCAGTCCTCAAAACTATCGTCTCCACTTTGATCATCCCCACGGCAAACTCTATCAGGGAGATGCTATTGATTGGTTATCCTCTCTAGAGTCGGAATCCATTGACTTAATTTTTGCCGATCCTCCCTACAATCTAAAAAAAGCCCACTGGGATAATTTTGCCAGTCAAGAACAATATATTGACTGGTCTTTAAAATGGATTGAACAAGCCGCACGAATTTTAAAAAAACAGGGGACTTTGTATGTCTGTGGTTTTTCCGAGATATTAGCGGATCTCAAACATCCCAGCATGAAATTTTTTAAATCATGCCGATGGCTGGTCTGGCACTATAAAAATAAAGCTAATTTAGGTCATGATTGGGGAAGATCCCATGAAAGTATCTTGCATTTCCGCAAAACCCCAAAGGTTCGTTTAAATATTGATGATATTCGCATCCTCTATGGAACGCATACTTTAAAATATCCCTCTCACCCTCAAGCAAAAACCAGTCAATATCATCAAGAAAAAAAGGGTCAAGATGTTTGGCAACCTCATCCGAAAGGAGCAAAACCTAAAGATGTTATTGAAATTCCCACTACTTGTAATGGGATGAATGAATCAACCCCTCATCCTACCCAAAAGCCGGAAGCTTTATTAAGAAAATTTATTCTAGCTTCATCCCAAGCAGGAGACACGGTAGTTGACCCATTTTCCGGGTCTGGCACAACGTTAGTTACAGCAGAACAATTAGGGCGTAGGTGGTTAGGCTGTGAGCTAGATTTTCAATATAATATATGGGCAATGGATCGACTGGATCAGGTGCAAAGGATGAGCGTGAAAGAATGGATTCTGTATGACAAAAAAATAGCCGAACGTAGGGCGAAAGCTCGTCAATAG
- a CDS encoding aminotransferase class I/II-fold pyridoxal phosphate-dependent enzyme, whose protein sequence is MDFPLIRQLKHLGQHPHAPFYAPGHKLGRGMGAPWREWLGEEVGRADFPELPEVGNLFGTTGAIAKTQHLAAQTFGAQETFFLVNGSTGGILAAILATCGEGERLLLPRNVHQSALHGLILSGAMPVFIQPEYDPGRDVAYGVTPEAVEGALGEYSDIKAVLVVYPTYQGIGGDLEAIANITHHYGVPLLVDEAHGAHFAFHPDLPPSALSLGADLTVQSTHKVLGALSQASMVHVQGPRLDRARLNHALRLVQSTSPNSLLLASLESATYQMATEGEALLTETLALAAQAEAAIATLPSLNRVDWPTVPRPGYQWRDRTRLTVFLQHLALTGFEADEILQQLGVIPELPLEKSLTFILTFGNTPQDIEALISGLEYLSATFPPQDPSPPLILPSPLPPPRLTPREAFFRPKIALPIAQTIGRICGESICCYPPGIPLLMPGEEITATALAALEQVLHLGGEIIGLQDANFETLLVVNC, encoded by the coding sequence ATGGATTTTCCCCTAATTCGGCAACTGAAACACCTCGGCCAACATCCCCACGCGCCCTTTTATGCGCCCGGTCATAAATTGGGGCGGGGGATGGGTGCGCCTTGGCGGGAGTGGTTGGGGGAGGAGGTGGGACGGGCGGATTTTCCGGAGTTGCCCGAGGTGGGGAATTTGTTTGGGACGACGGGGGCGATCGCCAAAACCCAACACCTAGCCGCCCAGACCTTTGGCGCACAGGAAACGTTTTTTTTGGTCAATGGGTCTACTGGGGGCATTTTAGCGGCGATTTTAGCCACTTGTGGGGAAGGGGAACGCCTGCTGCTTCCCCGCAATGTGCATCAGTCTGCCCTCCACGGTTTAATCCTTTCGGGAGCAATGCCTGTGTTCATTCAGCCGGAGTATGACCCCGGGCGAGATGTTGCCTATGGGGTCACTCCTGAAGCCGTGGAGGGGGCGTTAGGGGAGTATTCCGATATAAAAGCTGTTTTGGTGGTCTATCCGACCTATCAGGGCATTGGGGGGGATTTGGAAGCGATCGCCAACATCACCCATCATTACGGTGTTCCCCTCCTGGTAGACGAAGCCCACGGCGCTCATTTTGCCTTCCATCCCGACTTACCCCCCTCCGCCTTATCCCTTGGGGCGGATCTCACGGTGCAATCCACCCACAAGGTCTTAGGGGCCTTGAGTCAGGCCTCCATGGTTCATGTCCAAGGCCCCCGCCTTGACCGCGCCCGTTTAAATCATGCCCTAAGATTAGTTCAGTCTACCAGTCCCAATTCCCTACTCTTGGCCTCCTTAGAGAGTGCCACCTATCAGATGGCTACCGAGGGGGAAGCGTTGTTAACTGAAACCTTAGCCTTAGCCGCCCAAGCCGAGGCCGCTATTGCCACGTTACCCAGTCTGAATCGTGTAGACTGGCCAACTGTGCCACGTCCGGGCTATCAATGGCGCGATCGCACCCGTTTAACCGTCTTCCTCCAACACCTCGCCCTCACTGGCTTTGAAGCCGACGAAATCCTCCAACAGCTTGGCGTTATCCCAGAATTACCCCTAGAAAAATCCCTCACCTTCATCCTCACCTTCGGCAACACCCCCCAAGATATTGAGGCCTTAATCTCCGGTCTAGAGTATTTAAGCGCCACCTTCCCCCCCCAAGACCCCTCCCCTCCCCTGATTTTACCCTCACCCCTTCCTCCCCCCCGTCTCACCCCAAGGGAGGCCTTCTTTCGTCCCAAAATAGCCCTCCCCATCGCCCAAACCATTGGCCGCATCTGTGGCGAGTCCATCTGTTGTTATCCTCCCGGAATTCCCCTCTTAATGCCGGGGGAAGAAATCACCGCCACCGCCTTGGCCGCCCTTGAGCAAGTGTTACATTTAGGGGGGGAAATTATTGGTTTACAAGATGCCAATTTTGAGACATTGTTAGTTGTGAATTGTTAA
- a CDS encoding adenylate/guanylate cyclase domain-containing protein, which translates to MTDSSTDSPKGNILVVDDTAANLRLLVDMLSRSGYRVRPALNGKLAILGAQAKPPDVILLDIMMPEMDGYEVCQRLKADPKTQDVPVIFLSALNDSLDKVKAFAAGGVDYITKPFQQEEVIARIENQLRVRHLSQQILSQNQELERFSQSLKELQRINSQSYESFEVLCQDYLATGCNILGLTTGVISRVGRQNCEMISHYHSRSETLREREGEFPPDPILSSLSQSSCALVVDQKTTILQSSQKNPTEGENPEENPPYFYLATPIWVNGAIYATLAFSAPEERVYSRQEIEIVELMAQSLGKIIKSHELELQRQQAEEEVKLLLTISQAISDAPSFEKALEIALNQVCEKTGWIYGEAWVESADHTALECRCTWVRRHLPEELGAALGRLQEYSQALLLLPEDEIPGQIWQSQQSQWVTDVSQLENDTFLRLELAKEGGLRAAFGVPILNSQNQVLAALIFFMVEAREQDERLCQLVKGVAAQLGQVIQQKQTEAELRGIFAAMTDQVLLYDRAGVCLKVAPTKSQSLTHPPDWLPGKTVRDIFPKEIADLMLDTLHRVLDEQEAATIEYHLEQTNPENDPLDPLPLTSGSLSLSQDLWLSATISPLSEDIVIVVARDVSDRKATEAALQQSEQRYREMVEAQKDVLVCRWKPDTTLTFVNQSYANYQNADPDQLIGSKFVDFLDETSRQEFSPYLESLLTHLGPDTHTNQMRSGSGQSHWFSWTDQPIFDQNGHFIEFQSFGVDITAQKQREQALQLIAQGTAVTTGNEFFRSCARSLAQLMQVRYAMITQVVNPERTRGKTLAFWLGEDFGEDFEYDLMDTPCQLVMEGYIAYHPENLQEEFPNDLDLVNLQAQSYLGIPLKTKEGLVIGNLAILDVKPLQRQREQELILEIFAARAGAELERKRAEERLQQRAATDNLLSNIARAFIDQGLKVAIEFTLDAIATFTQADRSLLFRYDGTTSQYSLSAQYIGPDITPFEAEDFRLTGLFVLLESLLINQDLLVIGDRHHLPLNAALEQQALEQADLNSVLIVPMVYGGVSGAVALANVQRPKTWTDDDQQLLKFVGELIAISQAKHDAEEALQESESQYRTLYNNTPALLHSCDANLRIISVSDYWLDFMGYQREEVIGKMFVDFMTSTARRYALEAGIPSFLKTGNAKDVPYQLRKKNGDIVDILLSEIIEHHASGRVKQSLAVLIDVTERKRAEAALRLAQQQSERLLLNILPHRIADKLKRDSGSIADQFESVTIIFADLVGFTPLSAKMSATEIVNLLNQVFSLFDKLADWHGLEKIKTIGDAYMAVGGLPIPREDHAESVVDFALDIQNAIGSFQLENGEHLSLRIGINTGPVVAGVIGIKKFIYDLWGDTVNVASRMESQGQPGQIQVTKETYERLKDRYLFAERGEIDVKGRGMMTTYWLLGRKAD; encoded by the coding sequence ATGACAGATTCCTCCACTGATTCCCCAAAAGGAAATATTCTGGTTGTTGACGACACGGCGGCTAATTTGCGGCTGTTAGTTGATATGTTAAGTCGTTCGGGTTATCGAGTCCGTCCCGCACTTAACGGAAAACTCGCTATTTTAGGCGCCCAGGCTAAACCCCCCGATGTGATTTTGTTGGATATTATGATGCCGGAGATGGACGGTTATGAGGTCTGTCAACGCTTAAAAGCTGACCCTAAAACCCAAGATGTTCCGGTGATTTTCCTCAGTGCCTTAAATGACAGCTTAGACAAAGTGAAAGCCTTTGCGGCTGGGGGAGTGGATTACATCACTAAGCCATTTCAACAAGAAGAAGTCATCGCCCGGATTGAGAATCAATTACGGGTGCGCCATCTCTCCCAGCAAATTCTGAGCCAAAATCAGGAGTTAGAACGCTTTAGTCAAAGCTTAAAAGAACTGCAACGGATTAATTCTCAAAGCTATGAATCCTTCGAGGTGCTGTGTCAAGATTATTTAGCCACAGGTTGTAATATTCTGGGGCTGACCACCGGAGTGATTAGTCGGGTAGGTCGTCAAAACTGTGAGATGATCTCTCATTACCATTCTCGTTCCGAGACGCTTCGCGAACGGGAGGGGGAATTTCCACCCGACCCCATTTTATCTTCCCTGAGTCAGTCCTCCTGTGCCTTAGTCGTTGACCAAAAAACCACCATTCTCCAATCCAGCCAAAAAAACCCAACAGAGGGAGAGAATCCCGAGGAAAACCCCCCCTATTTTTACTTAGCGACACCCATCTGGGTCAATGGGGCGATTTATGCCACCCTCGCCTTTTCTGCCCCCGAGGAGCGCGTTTACTCCCGACAAGAAATTGAAATTGTGGAGTTGATGGCGCAAAGTTTGGGCAAAATTATCAAGTCCCATGAGTTGGAGTTACAGCGTCAACAAGCGGAAGAAGAAGTTAAGCTCTTATTAACCATTAGTCAAGCCATTAGTGATGCACCTTCCTTTGAGAAAGCCTTAGAAATTGCCCTGAATCAAGTGTGCGAAAAAACAGGCTGGATTTATGGGGAAGCTTGGGTAGAAAGTGCCGATCATACGGCTTTAGAATGTCGCTGTACTTGGGTTCGTCGTCACTTGCCAGAAGAGTTAGGGGCGGCGTTAGGACGGTTACAAGAGTATAGTCAAGCCCTGTTATTATTGCCCGAGGATGAAATTCCGGGGCAGATTTGGCAATCTCAACAGTCCCAATGGGTGACGGATGTTTCTCAGTTGGAAAATGATACTTTTTTGCGCTTGGAGCTAGCGAAAGAGGGGGGCTTAAGGGCAGCCTTTGGGGTGCCGATTTTGAATTCTCAGAATCAAGTCTTAGCGGCCCTGATCTTTTTTATGGTGGAAGCGCGAGAACAGGATGAGCGCTTGTGTCAGTTGGTGAAGGGGGTGGCCGCCCAGTTGGGGCAGGTGATTCAACAAAAACAAACCGAAGCCGAGTTACGGGGCATTTTCGCGGCTATGACGGATCAGGTGTTATTGTATGACCGGGCAGGGGTCTGTTTGAAGGTTGCACCGACGAAAAGCCAAAGTTTAACCCATCCCCCCGATTGGTTGCCGGGGAAAACCGTGCGGGATATTTTCCCCAAGGAAATCGCCGATTTAATGCTAGACACCCTGCATCGGGTGTTAGATGAACAGGAAGCGGCTACTATTGAGTATCACCTAGAACAAACTAACCCAGAAAATGACCCTTTAGACCCCTTGCCCCTGACCTCGGGATCTTTATCTCTGTCTCAAGACCTCTGGCTGTCGGCGACCATATCTCCCCTGAGTGAGGATATTGTGATTGTAGTGGCGCGGGATGTGAGCGATCGCAAAGCCACTGAGGCCGCCCTCCAACAAAGTGAACAACGCTATCGGGAGATGGTGGAAGCGCAAAAAGATGTCCTAGTGTGTCGCTGGAAACCAGACACGACTCTGACCTTTGTCAATCAATCCTATGCCAACTATCAAAATGCTGACCCAGACCAATTAATTGGCAGTAAATTTGTGGACTTCCTTGACGAAACCAGTCGTCAGGAGTTTAGCCCCTATTTAGAGTCCTTATTAACTCATCTGGGTCCGGATACCCACACCAATCAAATGCGTTCGGGAAGCGGTCAATCCCACTGGTTTAGCTGGACGGATCAGCCCATTTTTGACCAAAACGGCCACTTTATTGAGTTTCAATCGTTTGGCGTTGATATTACCGCTCAGAAACAACGAGAACAAGCCCTACAACTGATTGCCCAAGGGACGGCCGTCACCACAGGAAACGAGTTTTTCCGCTCCTGTGCGCGTTCCCTCGCTCAACTGATGCAGGTGCGTTATGCCATGATTACCCAAGTGGTCAATCCTGAACGCACCCGGGGGAAAACCTTGGCCTTTTGGCTCGGGGAGGATTTTGGCGAAGATTTTGAGTATGACTTAATGGACACCCCTTGTCAGTTAGTGATGGAGGGCTATATTGCCTATCACCCGGAGAATCTACAGGAAGAATTCCCCAATGATTTGGATTTGGTGAATCTGCAAGCTCAGAGTTATTTAGGCATTCCCTTAAAAACCAAGGAAGGGCTAGTGATTGGCAACTTGGCGATTTTGGACGTGAAACCTCTGCAACGTCAACGGGAACAGGAGTTAATTTTAGAAATCTTTGCCGCTCGTGCTGGGGCGGAGTTGGAACGGAAACGGGCGGAGGAACGCCTGCAACAACGGGCGGCGACGGATAATTTATTGAGTAATATTGCCCGGGCGTTTATTGACCAAGGGTTAAAAGTAGCTATTGAATTTACGTTAGATGCGATCGCCACCTTTACCCAAGCCGATCGGAGTTTGCTCTTCCGCTACGATGGCACCACCAGTCAATACAGCCTTTCTGCCCAATATATCGGCCCGGACATTACCCCCTTTGAAGCTGAAGATTTCCGTTTAACCGGATTGTTTGTTTTGCTAGAATCTCTGCTAATCAATCAAGATTTGTTAGTCATTGGCGATCGCCATCATCTCCCCCTCAACGCCGCCCTCGAACAACAAGCCTTAGAACAAGCTGACTTAAATTCTGTTCTCATTGTCCCCATGGTCTACGGTGGAGTGAGTGGAGCCGTCGCCTTAGCCAATGTCCAGCGACCCAAAACCTGGACCGACGACGATCAACAATTACTCAAATTTGTCGGGGAACTCATTGCCATTTCCCAAGCCAAACACGACGCAGAGGAAGCCTTACAAGAAAGCGAAAGTCAATATCGCACCCTTTACAATAACACCCCCGCCCTCCTCCATTCCTGTGATGCGAATCTACGCATTATTAGTGTTAGTGACTATTGGTTAGACTTCATGGGCTACCAACGGGAAGAAGTCATCGGCAAAATGTTTGTTGATTTCATGACCAGCACCGCCCGCCGTTACGCCCTAGAAGCAGGAATTCCCAGTTTTTTAAAAACAGGTAACGCCAAAGATGTCCCCTATCAACTGCGCAAGAAAAACGGCGATATTGTAGATATTTTACTGTCAGAAATTATTGAACATCATGCCAGTGGACGGGTGAAACAATCCCTTGCTGTCCTGATTGATGTGACCGAGCGCAAACGGGCTGAGGCGGCCTTGCGTTTAGCCCAACAACAATCCGAGCGATTACTATTAAATATTCTGCCCCATCGTATCGCCGATAAACTCAAACGAGATTCCGGCTCGATTGCGGATCAGTTTGAATCTGTGACGATTATTTTTGCAGATTTAGTGGGCTTTACTCCCCTCTCAGCGAAAATGTCGGCGACGGAAATTGTTAATTTGCTGAATCAAGTCTTCTCTTTGTTTGATAAATTAGCTGACTGGCATGGTTTAGAAAAAATTAAAACCATTGGGGATGCTTATATGGCGGTGGGAGGTTTACCCATTCCCCGGGAAGATCACGCCGAATCTGTGGTTGATTTTGCGCTGGATATTCAGAACGCCATCGGTAGTTTTCAACTGGAGAATGGTGAGCATTTAAGTCTCAGAATTGGCATTAATACGGGGCCTGTGGTGGCGGGGGTGATTGGGATTAAGAAATTTATTTATGATTTATGGGGAGATACGGTTAATGTGGCCTCTCGCATGGAATCCCAAGGCCAACCGGGTCAAATTCAAGTGACCAAAGAAACCTATGAACGTTTAAAAGATCGGTATTTGTTCGCGGAACGTGGGGAAATTGATGTCAAAGGTCGGGGTATGATGACTACCTATTGGTTATTAGGTCGTAAGGCTGATTAA
- a CDS encoding translation initiation factor, whose product MSAKKRIVYQEFGSTRENTPPSTPNTERPDLPAHQQTLFIQASRKGRKGKTVTVISGFRCEANTLADLLKELKTQCGTGGTVKENTLEIQGDHKQKLLALLTQKGYRAKISGG is encoded by the coding sequence ATGTCCGCAAAAAAACGGATCGTTTACCAAGAATTTGGTTCTACTCGTGAGAATACGCCGCCAAGCACCCCAAACACAGAACGGCCTGATTTACCAGCCCACCAGCAAACCTTATTCATTCAAGCCTCCCGCAAGGGACGCAAAGGAAAAACGGTGACGGTGATCAGTGGGTTTCGGTGTGAAGCTAACACTCTAGCGGATCTGCTGAAAGAACTCAAGACCCAGTGCGGCACAGGTGGCACGGTGAAGGAGAACACCTTAGAAATCCAAGGGGATCATAAACAGAAACTCCTCGCCTTGTTAACCCAAAAGGGATATCGTGCCAAAATTAGTGGCGGTTAA
- a CDS encoding glycosyltransferase family 2 protein translates to MNPKVSIIIPAYNTEQYITQCLESALNQTEQNIEIILINDASTDQTLTLVEKYPDSRLKIIKNEVNRGAGYCRNQGIQAAQGEWIVPLDSDDWYAPERIEKLWQVAQRENADLVADNLYFIQDEKYDPNATLFSVAKDEFSQTREIDVLTFIDLNRKPGKISPHLGLTKPLIKRSFLLENSLAYEATVTPIEDFLLYTLCLLKGARFMIIPEAYYYYRRSRPGSASTFRKVKILNQFCAVNRYLLEQDSVQSNPALKKIIDQYLKEVEQEKDYYSIIQPLKEQGVLKTLLKTLSNFKLLQLTLKQIPYILKRRFSQN, encoded by the coding sequence ATGAATCCCAAGGTTTCAATTATTATCCCAGCTTATAATACAGAACAATATATTACTCAATGTTTAGAATCGGCTCTCAATCAAACTGAGCAAAATATTGAAATCATCTTGATTAATGATGCTTCAACCGACCAAACATTAACCTTAGTGGAAAAATATCCAGATTCGCGCTTAAAAATAATCAAAAATGAGGTCAACCGAGGGGCAGGATATTGTCGAAACCAAGGGATTCAAGCCGCCCAGGGAGAATGGATTGTTCCCTTAGATTCCGATGACTGGTATGCACCAGAACGGATTGAGAAATTATGGCAAGTTGCCCAAAGAGAAAACGCGGATCTCGTCGCCGATAATTTATATTTTATCCAAGACGAAAAATATGATCCTAATGCGACTTTGTTTTCCGTAGCCAAGGACGAATTTAGTCAAACCAGAGAGATCGATGTCCTAACCTTTATTGATCTCAATCGAAAACCCGGCAAAATTAGTCCTCATTTAGGTCTAACCAAGCCATTAATAAAACGCTCTTTTTTGCTAGAAAATTCCTTAGCTTATGAGGCAACAGTAACCCCGATAGAAGACTTTCTTCTTTATACCTTGTGTTTATTAAAAGGAGCGCGGTTTATGATAATTCCAGAAGCTTACTATTATTATCGCCGCTCACGTCCCGGTTCAGCGTCAACCTTCCGCAAAGTCAAAATATTAAATCAATTTTGTGCCGTCAACCGTTACTTACTAGAACAAGATTCAGTTCAATCTAATCCTGCCCTAAAAAAAATAATCGACCAGTATTTAAAAGAAGTTGAACAAGAGAAAGATTATTATAGTATCATACAACCGCTTAAAGAACAGGGGGTTTTAAAAACCTTACTCAAAACCCTAAGCAATTTTAAATTACTGCAATTAACCCTCAAACAAATTCCTTATATTCTCAAACGGCGTTTTTCTCAAAATTGA
- a CDS encoding glycosyltransferase — protein sequence MKLEQPDVALFLRYLGGGGAERVMLNLAQGLLDEGLNVDLVLGQAWGPHLEKIPSKLRLINLDSASAWQIVFTLRKYLKTEQPKALLSALHYSNEIAIWAKHLGGISTKIIVSEHNTFSQAIQHTSPSKKFLLPWFVRYFYPWADGIVAVSKGAAEDLAQNTGLKGDRIQTIYNPVITPELQQKAQEPLDHPWFQPGEPPVILGVGKLETQKDFPTLIEAFAQVRQTQAARLVILGWGPERDRLETLIKDLNLSQDAALLGYVDNPYPYMARAAVFVLSSRWEGLPTVLIEAMTVNTPVVSTNCKSGAAEILAQGEYGDLVPIGDSKTMAQAILQTLSQNSPTIDPAWLEQFSQTRATQEYLKILIPPS from the coding sequence ATGAAGTTAGAGCAACCTGATGTCGCCTTATTCTTGCGTTATTTGGGGGGAGGGGGAGCAGAACGAGTCATGTTGAATCTAGCTCAAGGCTTACTGGATGAAGGGTTAAACGTAGACCTTGTTTTAGGGCAAGCATGGGGACCCCATTTAGAAAAAATCCCCTCAAAACTGAGATTGATTAACTTAGATTCTGCCTCCGCTTGGCAGATTGTTTTTACTTTAAGAAAATATCTCAAAACCGAACAACCCAAAGCCCTGCTTTCCGCCCTCCACTATAGCAACGAAATAGCCATCTGGGCGAAACATTTAGGGGGAATTTCCACGAAAATTATTGTTTCTGAACATAATACTTTTTCCCAAGCCATTCAACATACAAGCCCCTCTAAAAAGTTCTTATTACCTTGGTTTGTGCGTTATTTTTATCCTTGGGCAGATGGTATCGTTGCCGTGTCCAAGGGAGCAGCCGAGGATTTAGCCCAGAATACAGGTTTAAAGGGCGATCGCATCCAAACCATTTACAACCCCGTGATCACCCCAGAATTGCAGCAAAAAGCTCAAGAACCCCTCGATCATCCTTGGTTTCAACCCGGAGAACCTCCTGTTATTTTAGGGGTAGGGAAACTGGAAACCCAGAAAGATTTTCCCACCCTGATTGAAGCCTTTGCTCAAGTGCGTCAAACCCAAGCAGCACGGTTAGTTATCCTAGGATGGGGACCTGAGCGCGATCGCCTCGAAACCCTCATTAAAGACCTCAATTTAAGCCAAGATGCCGCCCTATTAGGCTATGTTGACAACCCCTACCCCTATATGGCACGCGCCGCCGTCTTTGTGTTATCGTCGCGCTGGGAAGGTCTACCGACTGTCCTAATTGAAGCCATGACTGTTAACACCCCCGTTGTTTCCACCAACTGTAAAAGCGGTGCGGCTGAAATTCTCGCCCAAGGTGAATATGGTGATCTCGTACCCATTGGAGATAGTAAAACAATGGCCCAAGCTATCTTACAAACTCTTAGCCAAAACAGTCCGACCATTGATCCAGCTTGGTTAGAACAATTTAGCCAAACCAGAGCCACCCAAGAATATTTAAAAATTTTAATTCCCCCATCTTGA
- a CDS encoding DUF2752 domain-containing protein — MISFHFEPSSLSSTEKRDRLLKLSVVSSPILGAYFFSTGDLSSPFACPLREFTGIPCPGCGLTRSLMAIAQGHLSQSLSYHILGVFLFLFLVLALLYFSAELITGHPLKISLSGPLQRHKRLLFPLLGLFLLSYHLARLALLWQSDQLLPAILNSPLGQYF, encoded by the coding sequence GTGATTTCTTTCCATTTTGAGCCTTCCTCTTTAAGTTCAACGGAAAAACGCGATCGCCTCCTGAAACTCTCCGTCGTCTCTTCCCCTATCCTTGGGGCTTATTTCTTTTCTACCGGGGATCTTTCTTCTCCCTTTGCTTGTCCTCTACGGGAGTTCACAGGCATCCCCTGCCCCGGATGTGGCCTCACTCGTTCTTTAATGGCGATCGCCCAAGGCCACCTTTCCCAATCCCTCTCCTACCACATTCTAGGGGTTTTCCTCTTCCTTTTTCTCGTCCTAGCCTTGCTCTACTTCAGCGCCGAACTCATTACAGGACACCCCCTCAAAATCTCACTCAGCGGCCCCTTGCAGCGTCATAAACGCCTCCTTTTTCCCCTGTTAGGTCTTTTCCTTCTCAGCTACCACCTCGCCCGTTTAGCCCTGCTGTGGCAGTCTGATCAACTCCTCCCCGCTATCTTAAACTCTCCCTTGGGTCAGTATTTTTAA